In a genomic window of uncultured Flavobacterium sp.:
- a CDS encoding HAMP domain-containing sensor histidine kinase — MKQRINLLIAFSVIALIVLSTVQCYLVKTTYDYKVAQFHTEIKNEIALISNNYSDIDSAIVSKKEALYKILSENYLKGKKTKFDIKKRILDNEFQDALTQKIQRKFERDLPNLKIDFAIVLNKFILYQNTKKADTIFSEKPFIQNKLYGNLASLNHAFLVRNYVGTTNGTYANQDYKLLTEDSMYVSVIDWEMIILRRMMVVLILSLLSILTLITLFVIAIKALIKQKKVSDVKTDFINNITHELKTPLATLSISTKILEKKNIRDDDENFHAIVNTISRQNNRLQNLIDQVMANSLAENEIELQKEKIETEDFLTAIVNDFKITFPKINLQTDFQTQKTILVLDKFHLTTAFLNVLENAVKYGSNTITIKTRIVQNQFSISIEDDGIGIEKNKQSLLFDKFYRVEQGNLHNTKGLGLGLYYVNQIIKAHQGTINVVSDLGKGTQFTILLKI; from the coding sequence ATGAAACAAAGAATCAATTTATTAATCGCATTTTCTGTTATCGCTTTGATCGTTTTATCGACGGTTCAATGCTATTTGGTAAAAACGACATACGATTATAAAGTGGCGCAATTTCATACGGAAATCAAAAATGAAATAGCTCTAATATCCAACAATTACAGTGATATAGATTCTGCAATTGTTTCTAAAAAAGAGGCGCTTTATAAAATCTTGTCTGAGAATTACCTTAAAGGGAAAAAGACCAAATTTGATATTAAAAAACGTATTCTCGACAATGAATTTCAAGATGCATTGACGCAGAAAATCCAACGTAAGTTTGAGCGCGATTTACCAAATCTTAAAATTGATTTTGCGATTGTACTCAATAAATTTATACTGTATCAAAACACAAAAAAAGCAGATACAATTTTCTCCGAAAAGCCATTTATTCAAAACAAATTATACGGAAATCTGGCTTCATTAAATCACGCTTTTCTGGTTCGAAATTATGTTGGGACCACAAACGGAACTTATGCCAATCAGGATTACAAATTATTGACAGAAGATTCAATGTATGTTTCTGTAATCGACTGGGAAATGATTATTTTAAGACGAATGATGGTTGTTTTGATCTTATCATTATTATCGATTTTAACGCTTATCACACTTTTTGTAATCGCAATAAAAGCTTTAATCAAACAGAAAAAAGTAAGCGATGTAAAAACTGATTTCATCAATAATATTACGCACGAACTTAAAACTCCTTTAGCAACTTTAAGTATTTCTACCAAAATCCTAGAGAAGAAAAATATTCGTGATGATGATGAAAATTTCCATGCAATTGTCAATACGATTTCACGCCAAAATAATCGTTTACAAAATTTGATTGATCAGGTTATGGCAAATTCATTGGCTGAAAATGAGATTGAATTGCAAAAAGAAAAAATAGAAACCGAAGATTTTCTGACCGCAATTGTGAATGATTTTAAAATTACATTCCCAAAAATCAATCTTCAAACTGATTTTCAAACACAGAAAACAATTTTAGTTTTAGACAAATTCCATCTGACAACGGCTTTCTTAAATGTTCTGGAAAATGCTGTAAAATATGGTTCAAATACGATTACGATAAAAACAAGAATAGTCCAAAATCAATTTTCGATTAGTATTGAAGATGACGGAATTGGAATTGAAAAGAACAAACAATCGCTTCTTTTTGATAAATTTTATCGCGTAGAACAAGGAAATCTTCACAATACAAAAGGCTTAGGTTTAGGATTGTATTATGTCAATCAAATTATAAAAGCGCATCAGGGCACAATTAATGTTGTGAGTGATTTAGGAAAAGGAACTCAGTTTACTATTTTATTAAAAATTTAA
- a CDS encoding response regulator transcription factor — protein MKKLLLAEDDFDFAGILKKYLELHQFEVIWAENGEIALDYFKNQDFDICVFDVMMPKLDGFSLAEKIITINPEIPFIFLTARKLKEDKITGLKLGADDYIIKPFEVDELVLRLQNILKRIEQKRTLDGNNIIEIGSYIFDNERLTLNNRNHVQQLTEMEASLIEYLYLNHNTLLKRDQILMSVWKKDDYFSGRSMDVFISRLRKYFNSDPKISIESVRNIGLEFKIEKP, from the coding sequence TTGAAAAAATTACTTTTAGCTGAAGACGATTTTGATTTTGCTGGAATTTTAAAAAAATATTTAGAATTGCATCAATTTGAAGTAATCTGGGCAGAAAATGGAGAAATAGCTTTAGACTATTTTAAAAACCAGGATTTTGACATTTGTGTTTTTGACGTTATGATGCCAAAATTGGACGGATTTTCATTGGCCGAAAAAATAATTACAATCAATCCTGAGATTCCATTTATTTTTCTAACAGCAAGAAAGTTAAAAGAAGACAAAATCACCGGATTAAAACTTGGTGCAGACGATTATATTATAAAACCTTTTGAAGTCGACGAACTGGTTTTGCGTTTGCAGAATATTCTAAAAAGAATTGAACAAAAAAGAACTCTGGACGGAAATAATATAATTGAAATTGGTTCTTATATCTTTGATAATGAAAGATTAACTCTCAACAATAGAAATCATGTTCAGCAGCTTACAGAAATGGAAGCTTCGCTTATTGAGTATTTATATCTGAATCACAATACGTTATTAAAAAGAGACCAAATTTTAATGTCGGTTTGGAAAAAAGATGATTATTTCTCCGGTCGAAGTATGGATGTTTTTATCAGCAGACTTAGAAAATACTTTAATTCAGATCCAAAAATCAGTATTGAAAGTGTTCGCAATATTGGCTTAGAATTTAAAATAGAAAAACCTTGA
- a CDS encoding DUF3575 domain-containing protein, producing the protein MKKNYLFLCLAVLLFNGVYAQDEAVTSVRKNQFKINMLFPGFVYEHGLSAKNTLYSEATLGAGYRYNSYYDESNVYIFPMITEQFRHYYNLEKRAAKGKRTAYNSGNFIAASASYNFQSISTNSKYGEYSSSVTLGALWGLQRTYKGRFNLELCVGPGINFDKYDTEFVPLANFTLGWVIGK; encoded by the coding sequence ATGAAAAAAAATTATCTGTTCTTATGTCTGGCCGTTCTTTTGTTTAATGGGGTTTATGCACAAGATGAAGCTGTAACTTCTGTCAGAAAAAATCAATTTAAAATTAATATGTTGTTTCCTGGCTTCGTTTATGAGCATGGTTTATCGGCTAAAAACACATTATATTCGGAGGCAACTTTAGGAGCTGGTTACCGTTATAATAGTTATTATGATGAATCAAATGTTTATATTTTTCCGATGATCACGGAACAATTTCGTCATTATTATAATTTAGAAAAAAGAGCTGCCAAAGGAAAAAGGACAGCCTATAACTCAGGGAATTTTATTGCTGCTTCAGCTTCCTATAATTTTCAATCTATTTCTACGAATAGCAAGTATGGAGAATATTCTTCTTCGGTTACATTAGGGGCACTTTGGGGATTACAACGCACTTATAAAGGAAGATTTAATCTTGAACTATGTGTTGGGCCAGGAATAAATTTTGATAAATATGATACTGAGTTTGTTCCTTTAGCGAACTTTACATTAGGTTGGGTTATCGGGAAATAA
- a CDS encoding 2-dehydropantoate 2-reductase, with protein sequence MKTRIGILGLGGVGGYFGGLLAKAYFGSDAIEIVFIARGETQRIIAQDGLKIVTDETEFIVHPKLVSNNPDEIGQLDYLVCATKTYDIEESLLSLKKCIVSETVILPLYNGVDAPERIQELFPENVVLEGCVYIISMIFSPGTIRKMGFYEKLFFGSKTASRSKLEELQDILQKAKIESYLVENIEETVWEKFIFISALASATSYLNENIGEILNNPESKELYIQLIHEIVAVAKAKKLKLPNDIVQQTIVKLEKSPKEATSSMHRDLLAGKNTEAISLTQFVVKEGAKYNVETPLYTKIANVLLPQ encoded by the coding sequence AACAAGAATCGGAATTTTAGGACTTGGTGGAGTTGGAGGTTATTTTGGTGGACTTTTGGCGAAAGCTTATTTTGGATCGGATGCGATTGAAATTGTCTTTATTGCGCGTGGAGAAACTCAAAGGATAATTGCTCAGGACGGATTAAAAATCGTTACTGATGAAACTGAATTTATTGTTCATCCAAAATTGGTTTCGAATAATCCGGATGAAATTGGGCAATTAGATTATTTAGTTTGCGCTACCAAAACCTATGATATCGAGGAAAGTTTACTTTCGTTAAAAAAATGTATTGTTTCGGAAACCGTTATTCTTCCGTTATATAATGGTGTTGATGCGCCGGAACGCATTCAGGAATTATTTCCTGAGAATGTAGTTTTAGAAGGTTGTGTTTATATTATTTCAATGATCTTTTCGCCTGGAACGATCAGGAAAATGGGTTTTTATGAAAAGTTATTTTTTGGCTCTAAAACGGCTTCAAGATCAAAATTAGAAGAATTACAAGATATTTTGCAAAAGGCCAAAATCGAAAGTTATTTGGTTGAAAATATTGAAGAAACGGTTTGGGAGAAATTCATTTTTATTTCGGCATTAGCTTCTGCAACTTCTTATTTGAATGAGAATATTGGAGAGATTTTAAACAATCCCGAATCTAAAGAACTTTATATTCAATTAATACATGAAATTGTAGCGGTTGCCAAAGCCAAAAAGCTAAAATTACCAAACGATATTGTACAACAAACAATCGTAAAATTAGAGAAATCGCCAAAAGAAGCGACTTCATCTATGCACAGAGATTTATTGGCAGGCAAAAATACAGAGGCAATTTCATTAACTCAGTTTGTGGTAAAAGAAGGCGCTAAATACAATGTAGAAACTCCTCTTTATACAAAAATTGCCAACGTTTTGTTGCCTCAATAA